From Lycium ferocissimum isolate CSIRO_LF1 chromosome 12, AGI_CSIRO_Lferr_CH_V1, whole genome shotgun sequence, one genomic window encodes:
- the LOC132039656 gene encoding uncharacterized protein LOC132039656 has product MWSVLVTMRQNLQNMGKSPRVADENMISNGAGRSTRQHNWHGFSIICGVFRAPLSLFSCLNHPRINGTDGVWVSGEFSQISEMNHLMVSDSMRYAILM; this is encoded by the coding sequence ATGTGGAGTGTATTAGTAACAATGAGacaaaatttgcaaaatatgGGGAAAAGTCCAAGAGTTGCTGATGAAAATATGATTAGTAATGGAGCTGGTAGATCAACAAGGCAACATAATTGGCATGGATTTTCGATTATTTGTGGTGTTTTTCGCGCACCACTTTCGTTGTTTTCATGCTTAAATCATCCTCGGATCAACGGGACAGATGGAGTTTGGGTGTCTGGTGAATTTTCACAGATTTCTGAAATGAATCATCTTATGGTTAGTGATAGTATGCGCTATGCAATCTTGAtgtaa